From the Glandiceps talaboti chromosome 12, keGlaTala1.1, whole genome shotgun sequence genome, one window contains:
- the LOC144443831 gene encoding QRFP-like peptide receptor, whose amino-acid sequence MSFLNMDEYGESGLDCTGNTSFAAYDGVWTLTEESLKSFLYSEIDTVIVTKLMPIVFIIGMLGNALVIYTFTRIKEMRTVTNYFLVNLAVTDMMYLLAMIPPKLILYYSSPIHISEDMSSLGKHACIIIGYPSAVAVTSSSITIIVLALEKFMAVRYPLWFKTLRTKPKAIVICIFIWIVSIVYCFPEVYNMRLETHTFKWPQIPAWNQSWLPDEVRYCMPSRSCLHTNICITPYNIYYIFDRVLIILVVPLLTILYFLTYEGLKQKSPRGSSAASIKVKKQIFLILVTTTLIYFVCVTPFRFLTLFQTLHLLVNVIEPQHYLVLIYVCRILAYVNSTINPFIYTLLSKRYRRAFLSALGCSKCACKPNPRTGCVRSWVTGNRHKKMLNQPDGLVTIESAI is encoded by the exons ATGTCCTTTCT AAACATGGACGAGTATGGAGAAAGTGGTTTAGATTGCACCGGAAACACATCTTTTGCGGCTTACGACGGAGTGTGGACTTTGACTGAGGAAAGTCTCAAATCATTCTTATACTCAGAAATTGATACCGTCATAGTCACCAAATTGATGCCCATCGTCTTCATAATTGGTATGCTTGGCAACGCTTtggtaatatatacatttactcGTATAAAGGAGATGCGAACCGTCACCAATTATTTTTTAGTGAATCTAGCTGTAACCGATATGATGTACCTTTTAGCGATGATTCCGCCTAAATtaatactgtactatagttCACCCATCCATATTTCTGAGGATATGTCGTCACTCGGAAAACACGCGTGCATCATCATTGGCTACCCATCGGCTGTTGCAGTTACGTCTTCGAGCATAACGATCATCGTTCTGGCTCTTGAAAAATTTATGGCGGTGAGATATCCTTTGTGGTTCAAGACCCTGCGAACCAAGCCTAAAGCTATcgttatttgtattttcatttggaTTGTATCCATCGTCTACTGTTTCCCTGAAGTATACAATATGAGATTAGAAACGCATACCTTTAAATGGCCACAGATACCAGCTTGGAACCAATCTTGGCTGCCCGACGAGGTCAGATATTGCATGCCATCCAGGAGTTGCTTACACACCAATATCTGCATAACACCATacaacatatattacatattcgATCGTGTGCTCATTATCTTAGTCGTTCCGCTTTTGacgattttgtattttttaactTACGAAGGCCTGAAACAGAAGAGCCCGCGCGGATCGTCTGCTGCTTCGATTAAGGTGAAGAAGCAAATATTTCTAATCTTGGTCACAACGACTCTTATATACTTTGTTTGCGTGACACCATTTCGGTTCCTGACTCTGTTCCAGACTTTGCATTTACTGGTAAATGTAATCGAACCCCAGCATTATCTCGTCCTTATTTACGTATGTAGAATACTAGCATACGTAAATTCGACGATAAATCCATTCATATATACCTTACTCAGTAAACGCTACCGACGAGCATTCCTAAGCGCCCTGGGCTGCAGCAAGTGTGCATGTAAGCCCAATCCACGAACTGGCTGCGTACGAAGTTGGGTGACTGGTAACAGACACAAGAAGATGTTGAATCAACCTGATGGTCTAGTAACTATTGAAAGTGCAATTTAG